From Candidatus Delongbacteria bacterium, a single genomic window includes:
- a CDS encoding sulfurtransferase translates to MRNFVSCEWLKEHLVDEEILIFDTRQDLLNQESGLKEYYQGHIPGAYFLDGENELVGEKKEHGGRHPLPDMSVFAEIMRNFGLNEDSIVITYGFNSARLFYMLKMIGFNRVFLLDGGIKAWTESGYDLSTEIPSPLEGSFLTNFNKEIVVDREYVLENLKGEKFVLVDSRTRERFLGNVEPIDPIAGRIPGAVNWDFNSNFDASGKVISRDEIINRISEFINLGKQIVLYCGSGVTAAYNYVILDELGIKSKIYSGGWSDWISYDNFTMESGENLRFACS, encoded by the coding sequence TGGTTGAAGGAACATCTTGTGGATGAAGAGATTTTGATTTTTGATACAAGACAAGATCTGTTAAATCAGGAATCAGGATTAAAAGAATACTACCAAGGTCATATTCCTGGAGCTTATTTTTTAGACGGTGAAAACGAGTTAGTTGGCGAAAAAAAAGAGCATGGTGGCAGACATCCACTTCCAGATATGAGTGTTTTTGCTGAGATAATGAGAAATTTTGGATTAAATGAGGATTCAATAGTAATAACTTACGGTTTCAACTCAGCAAGACTATTTTATATGCTGAAAATGATCGGTTTTAATAGAGTTTTTCTTTTGGATGGAGGTATTAAAGCATGGACAGAATCTGGCTATGACCTCTCGACAGAGATTCCAAGTCCACTTGAAGGATCCTTTCTTACTAATTTTAATAAAGAAATTGTTGTAGATAGAGAATATGTACTAGAAAATCTTAAAGGGGAAAAGTTTGTTCTTGTTGACTCAAGAACTAGAGAAAGGTTTTTAGGAAATGTTGAACCAATAGATCCTATAGCAGGAAGAATACCAGGTGCAGTTAATTGGGATTTCAATTCAAATTTTGACGCATCAGGTAAAGTAATTAGTAGGGATGAGATAATAAATAGGATTTCTGAATTTATAAATTTGGGAAAGCAAATTGTTCTCTATTGCGGCTCAGGAGTAACGGCTGCATATAATTATGTGATCCTTGATGAACTTGGAATTAAATCAAAAATCTACAGTGGCGGATGGAGTGATTGGATCTCTTACGATAATTTCACGATGGAGAGTGGTGAAAATTTAAGATTTGCTTGTAGTTAG